From a single Accipiter gentilis chromosome 8, bAccGen1.1, whole genome shotgun sequence genomic region:
- the LOC126042043 gene encoding uncharacterized protein LOC126042043 isoform X1: MIFNPNAQVLTAIDLQPYRKPRLLHVAGAWKEKKLKSTRASVRSWGFSEPELQQAGAGTRRGVHCLERALARGKSTCGCNKQEARLAGASFRWSIRQPDCAPSTAKERPGAGRAVRSKQLRAAGSVTFCVTRRKSCVVNAACCSAGCQLALFRRGCPFFCRDGTRQRERFRSGLQVQGTPMMCVCIFAKVLAVWTLTLRVCQLSFYSFLREIF, translated from the exons ATGATCTTTAATCCTAATGCTCAAGTTTTGACAGCAATTGATTTACAACCTTATCGGAAGCCCAGGCTGTTGCACGTAGCTGGAGCATGGAAGGAGAAGAAGCTGAAATCAACCAGAGCTTCAGTGCGGAGCTGGGGCTTCAGCGAGCCAGAACTACAGCAAGCAGGAGCTGGAACGAGGCGGGGTGTCCACTGTCTGGAGCGTGCATTAGCCAGAGGCAAAAGTACCTGCGGCTGTAACAAGCAGGAGGCGCGATTAGCTGGAGCATCTTTTCGCTGGAGCATCCGTCAGCCGGACTGCGCTCCCAGCACAGCCAAAGAGCggccgggcgcaggcagggctgtccgcagcaagcagctccgagcagcggggag tgtcacCTTCTGCGTCACGCGAAGAAAATCCTGCGTGGTCAATGCcgcttgctgctcag ctggatgtcagctggcactGTTTCGCcgtggttgccctttcttctgccgtgATGGTAcgagacagagggaaagattccgtagtggcctgcaagtacaaggtacgcctatgatgtgtgtctgcatttttgcaaaggtacttgcggtatggactttaacattgagagtgtgccaactctccttctaCTCTTTTTTacgtgaaatattttaa